TTTACACTTTTTCTTTTCCTATCACAGATTTCACACTATTTTTGCAGCCCAATTGGACTCAACATCACAAACTAGAAATCAAAAACAGAAGGAATAGACCTGTCCTTCTATTCATCATTAAACTATCCTGCCATGGGTCGGAGGATAAAGTTTAACAAATATGAAAGTTGCAGTTATTGGAGCAACCGGCCTTGTAGGCGGTGAAATCCTAAAAGTATTAGCAGAACGTAATTTCCCAGTTAGCGAGATTATTCCAGTTGCATCTGAAAGATCGATTGGTAAAAAAATTGCATTTAAAGACAAGGAATACACGGTTGTTGGTTACGACGAAGCCATCAAAATGAAACCCAACGTAGCTATTTTTTCAGCTGGTGGTGGAACATCTCTTGAGATGGCCCCTAAGTTTGCAGAAGCAGGAATTACAGTAGTTGACAACTCGTCAGCTTGGAGAATGGATCCAACCAAAAAACTGGTTGTGCCAGAGGTAAACGCTAGCTCGCTTACTGCTGAAGACAAAATTATAGCAAACCCAAATTGCTCAACCATACAAATGGTCGTAGTGCTAAAACCACTACATGACAAATATAAAATCAAGCGTGTTGTTGTCTCAACTTATCAGTCTGTAACTGGTTCAGGAAAAAAAGCTGTTGATCAGTTATTTGATGAAAGAAA
This portion of the Spirosomataceae bacterium TFI 002 genome encodes:
- a CDS encoding aspartate-semialdehyde dehydrogenase, translated to MKVAVIGATGLVGGEILKVLAERNFPVSEIIPVASERSIGKKIAFKDKEYTVVGYDEAIKMKPNVAIFSAGGGTSLEMAPKFAEAGITVVDNSSAWRMDPTKKLVVPEVNASSLTAEDKIIANPNCSTIQMVVVLKPLHDKYKIKRVVVSTYQSVTGSGKKAVDQLFDERNGKVVSDPAYPHKIDLNVIPHIDVFLENGYTKEEMKMIKETNKIMEDDSIKVTATTVRIPTVGGHSEAINIEFENDFDLATVRELIAAIPGVIVQDDPANNIYPMPLNSHGKDEVFVGRIRRDESQANTLNLWCVADNLRKGAATNAVQIAEYLSEKGMI